Part of the Quercus robur chromosome 5, dhQueRobu3.1, whole genome shotgun sequence genome, GTTTACAAATTGCACTGATAATAAacaagatttgttttgtattttaaaattgataataactcTACTAAAAcatctttttataaaattaataggGTTCGTTTACCAAGTGTGTCTCACTGAATTTCCATTTGAAATGATATTTATTGGACCAGTGGTGTTTGAGTAAATTACATCCCTAAGTAAGGTCCCTTTGCAAAGTTAGAACCTATATATAGAGGCACCATGCAGTGAAATCTATCAACTTCTACAAACTACTCTCTAGCTCTTTCCCTTACAAATAACCATGAAGGTTTTATCGTTGTTCTTCTTCCTTGCCACAATTATAGCAACATGCCAAGGAGCCCCCCACCACCACAATCCCGGCTTTGACTGCCTCAGTTGGCGTCTAGCCGTCGAAACTAACAACATGCGTCATTGGTCTGTGGTTCCACAAGCTTGTGTAAGCTACGTTGGGCACTACATGCTCGGCTACCAATATCGTAAGGATGTTCAAGCTGTGGCTGATCTTGCTTACAACTTTGCCAAGACCGCCCCACTCCCCAGGGACCTCAGGACAAATCTTTGGATCTTTGACGTTGCTGATACTGTGCTCTCTAACTTGCCTTATTATGCTCAACCTGATGTTGCTTTTGGGtaagtaattaaattttaataacaaaCATTTACCCCGAGATAACCTAAAGAGTAATAATGCATGGTAACAATCACTGTGAAATTTGATACTCATTATTTATGTACTGCTTGAGTTTGATTCGTGCTAAATGCATATtccttcctctcacatgaatagagtcctattaattaaattatggtGGGATTCATCATTCATGTGAAAGGAAggagtatgcatttataatattctaagagtatctaataattttcttaCTTAATATATAGCAATATTGTAGTAAATATCTGCTTACTAATTTAGTTTGTTTCCACCTTAATAATAGCATTGTTTTAAATATATCTGCATCTGATGGGTTATCTTTTTTCTCATCACttttatcaatatttatttCAGGGGAACGCCATATAACTCGACAAAATTCGCAATATGGGAACAGAAAGGCATATCACCAGCAGTGCCTGGGATTCTTGACCTATACAAGAAAGTGCAAAGTCTTGGGTTTAAGATTGTCTTTATTTCAGGAAGGTCTGAGAGCTTGAGGGAAGTTACAACAAAGAACCTGAAGAATCTAGGTTTCACCACTTGGGAGAAGCTCATACTAAAGTAAGCACCAAGCATTTTAGAGTTATAAAAAACTGCACCATACAGTTCCTAAATGCAATCACAACCTTGAGTCTTAGACCAATGTCTTAtagtatatttatatatgatacagtagttttttttttttttttttttttcgggggTAGAAAATTATGCAGTATTTATAGCTTTGGTTTTTGAGATACTTTGGAGTGAATACAAATCTCATGTCTTATACTAAGTATTACACTTTACACTCTTTCAATTAAAAGTTTGTCGTGCATCTTCGCCCACTTTTCAGTTCTCTTTATAATACCATAAAAAAGATTAAGTAATATCACTCAACAATTAAGTTCTCgacaaaatgtcattttgattataattaaatatatatgaaaatatttgtattctctacaatttatttatttttattattatgaaagGAAGGTACTTAGGAGGAGGATGATCAAAGTTGGCTTCTAATCTGAACATAATCATAGTAGCATTTTATTTGTTAGATTTAGTGAGCTATATATAGCTGCTCTAGTCCTACCACAACATCGACGTACAAGAAACCGATGTTTCACTAATAATTTATACATGCTTCCAATTGTGGGAGTCAAACCAAGACCTAGTGTCCACAAAATTACTTCAGAATTGAGAGTAAGCCTATGACCAATGAACCACCACTAGCCTTGGTGGTTGTATCTCTCTCCTTTTTAAACTCTCTTTCTTGACTTCTTGTATCTGTTCTTAAGTTCTTTGATAGTTGGTACAAGGATCTCGTAAGCATCCTTagtgtaaaccaaaaaaaagaaaaaaaaaagaccatccTTACAGTTTTTGGTCActcataattaatttttgtgacaGGCAAACCTCTGATGCGGGTACCTCATCAcaaatttacaaagaaaagaaaagaaacgagCTTTTAGCTCAGCGTTACAGAATCGTTGGGAATGTGGGAGATCAATGGAGTGATCTAGTGGGAGAACATGTTGGCATCCGGACATTTAAGGTGCCTAACCCAATGTACTACATTAGTTGAACAATTCAACTTTTGTAAGTCTGAGAGCTGATGGGATATGTTTGAAAATAAGGTAGATGAGCTTCAGCGCTGTGTTCTACCACTTGTGTCCTGCCAAGTTCGGTGTTATGAGTTGTGTTGTGTTATTAATTGTGAAAGAGtcagtctttctttttttcttctgttcCGTGTGTCCTTGTTTAGTCTGAAATAAATTGTCTATGGTTAAGAGTTTGTGCTGTGAGGAGTTAGTCCTAAGTCCTCTAACTCCCAAGTAAAatgtagttttaattttttataagaattgaAATTATCTACCTTTTGTTGTGtatccttattttattttaaattaagtttttttttttggtctgtctTGTCCCAACAAGTTAAAtgacataaatttttatatttttagttctaaaattattgagaaaaacatattaattaaatttaatgttgATCATAGGTTTATGTCCAATTTTTGCATTGAACAAAGATTTCCTATAAACCAGTTGGAGGAATTTCTTTCAAATCTCATTTAACCACTGTGTGACGATTTATAAAACTAGTCACATGACTAAAAGTACATGTATATCATATTTTAACTATCATAGAGTGGATTGAAGCAAGTTTCCTCTAAACCAATTAAAAGGTAAATTTTTTCTCCGAAACTTATCTTATTAAATCATAGTGTTATCCAGCATTGGCAGAGATTCTAATGAAACTGAACCAGAGAACCTATTATCTTTAGCACAAATGGTGCTTTGACATGATAGTCAATTTACTTTGTGGTTAACGCAAAAAGGATTCATAAGATTAAATGTCAATTGGGACGTCAAGAACTTTATATCTCGATAAtattatttggttttatttataagaaaaattaagatTCGAATGTCCTTCCCATTTATTATAACAatgaaattattgaaaaataaatagataatcATCTAATAAGGAAGAATATCTTTCTCACTCTCATCGAAGGAGGTGACTCAAAATCAAACACCTAAgccaatctatatatatatatatatatatatattttggtacgCCAAAATAAACTAAAGGGTATGTCATTTTAGAATTTGTATGAAGATATTTTGGTACGCCAAAAATTAAAGACGAAACATGAGAATCCTGTTATTagtagtgtgtatatatatatatatatatatatataaaatttaaaatttaattagatttagcATAAACcacctaaattttaaaaacattaattCATAGAGATAAACTCCATGTTTAAAACAATATCACCACAATTGGGtatgattaatttttaaaaataaaactcacacaTTCATCACTCTCAATTCTCTCTACgtttgtatcaaaaaaaaaaaaaaactctctttgtCTACCTCgatattgaattatttttgcttcatcataatttcaaaaataaacactaatgattttttttataattctctATCTCTAAGGCTGCGTTTGAATCAACTTCAAAGtgattccggaaatgattttccggaaaatgcatgcgtttggctgtcacggaaaacgttattttccggaaaatgatttccggtTGACCACGAATTTTCCCTTTGACCACGAAAAATGATTTCtgccttcattttcacttcaattcacttccggaaaaagagagagagagagagaagagagagcccagatcagagagagagagggacgatcgcgccgacgagcggcgcggtgcacgatcgcgatcgtcgatcgagcggcgcgatcgacgatcgcgatcgacgagcgcgctcgtctctcgtcgatcgcgatcgtcgatcgacgagcgcgCTCGTCGGATGAGCGTTTCGCCGGATTTGATGTATTTTCTGgtaaaatgattaaatgaaccaaacaccaaaattaattttccgtaaaatgaattttgtgacagccaaacacatgaaaacgttttcctttccggaaaatagcatttccggaaaataaaatgattttacgcgaaccaaacacagcctaacaTTGTTGAATTTTCAGGTGTTTGTGATGGTTTAAGATCTAAGAATATTGGGGGAAATTGTGGGGTTAAAGAGTACCTGTGCAGGTCTTTGTAGTCGACCTTggtatttaattattgttgattcatcaaaattttgaaaataaatactaattatttttttattctcaatctctatcatttttgaattttcaggTGTTTGTGATGGTTTGAGACCTGACAACTTTGGGGGAAATTGTGGAGTTAAGGGATTACCTGTGTGTGTCTGGACTCGTGTTGAAGGGTAAGTTTTATTAGTCTAAAGAAACTACTGGTAGCCACTTCCTTTAAATCaatttcacataattttttagatCTTTCATTGTCACTAGTTTTGATTGTTTTAGTCTCATGTTGTCAATTTAAAAATgctatatttattaaataaaccttattaaaaaatttatatgattgAGCTATTTCCCTTCTAATGTCTTTTTTTGGATAGGCTACAACAATTAGATCTAGAGACTCAACAGACTGGTGGAGATACTTGCCATGAATATTACACACTCAATAGAACTCACAAATCTCCTTAGCATTTAGTATTCAATTTGAAGCCTTACGTATTGCACTTAAGgttctaaaaattaagttttactCATTTGCGTATAAGTTAAGaggattattttttttgatttttttttctcaaaaaagaggttttttttttcttaaaaaaaagaaataatatgtGATTAGTCCCCTTCGCAAtaatttgtttctaatttttaatatcttcatttttttttgggtaaactacgtatttggtccctattctatacactatatttcaatttggtccctaacttttcaattgtgtcaatttggtctctaacctttcaGTACCGTGTCAATTAAgtctttactattattttttggatgaaaa contains:
- the LOC126725336 gene encoding acid phosphatase 1-like, which translates into the protein MKVLSLFFFLATIIATCQGAPHHHNPGFDCLSWRLAVETNNMRHWSVVPQACVSYVGHYMLGYQYRKDVQAVADLAYNFAKTAPLPRDLRTNLWIFDVADTVLSNLPYYAQPDVAFGGTPYNSTKFAIWEQKGISPAVPGILDLYKKVQSLGFKIVFISGRSESLREVTTKNLKNLGFTTWEKLILKQTSDAGTSSQIYKEKKRNELLAQRYRIVGNVGDQWSDLVGEHVGIRTFKVPNPMYYIS